A window from Tissierellales bacterium encodes these proteins:
- a CDS encoding VTT domain-containing protein, producing the protein MKKQNPAFFLLIIVVFLIIKSNTTAQILLMFNLMDKHLLSGYISSFGNISSIVFVIISFFKFFLFPLKDFLVIFSGMELFKSHQVFVLYYIGLILSSIICYQIGKLLSNTLFTKKIFTDIKTWCLKFQIPVVFIFSLWANPFLDIIGYLSGLFEFDFKKYMFIRLIAKIPMTLIYISMGQIPNSRFMNIVNLSFFIFSLIVIYIQYKNIKIKGVNH; encoded by the coding sequence TTGAAAAAACAAAATCCAGCATTCTTTTTATTAATAATTGTAGTGTTTTTAATTATAAAATCTAATACCACGGCGCAAATTTTACTCATGTTTAATCTTATGGATAAGCATCTATTAAGCGGATATATTTCTTCCTTTGGAAATATTTCTAGCATAGTTTTTGTCATAATTAGCTTTTTTAAATTTTTTTTATTTCCTCTTAAAGATTTTTTGGTTATATTTTCAGGTATGGAACTTTTCAAATCCCATCAAGTATTTGTTCTATACTATATAGGACTTATTTTAAGTTCTATCATTTGTTATCAAATAGGCAAACTATTATCTAATACTTTGTTTACAAAAAAAATATTTACTGATATAAAAACCTGGTGTTTAAAGTTTCAGATACCCGTAGTTTTCATATTCTCTCTTTGGGCAAATCCATTTTTAGATATAATAGGTTACTTGTCTGGACTATTTGAATTTGATTTTAAAAAATACATGTTCATAAGGTTGATTGCTAAAATTCCAATGACTCTTATATATATTTCTATGGGTCAAATACCAAATTCACGTTTTATGAATATAGTAAATTTATCTTTCTTTATATTTAGTTTGATAGTTATATATATTCAATATAAAAATATTAAAATTAAAGGAGTGAATCATTAA
- a CDS encoding methionyl aminopeptidase, with product MMNIGRNDQCWCGSGKKYKKCHLSFDEKLETFIEQDYIVPTRDMIKNKEQIEGIKKCAEINNALLDLLESSVKEGMTTEEINTLANDFTYSHSAIPADLDYQGFPKSLCTSVNNEVCHGIPSEDVILKNGDIINVDVTTIFEGYYSDASRMFEIGSVSDDAKKLVKISKECLEKGIAAVKPWKSTIGDIGYAVQTHAESNGYSVVREFGGHGVGLAIHEEPFIAHFGDAGTDMLIVPGMVFTIEPMINAGKRDLFIDKSNGWTALTVDGSLSAQWEHTLLVTEDGVEILSK from the coding sequence ATGATGAATATAGGGCGAAATGATCAGTGCTGGTGCGGCAGCGGTAAAAAATATAAAAAATGTCATTTATCTTTTGATGAAAAATTAGAAACATTTATAGAACAAGACTACATAGTACCAACTAGAGATATGATTAAAAACAAGGAGCAAATAGAAGGTATCAAGAAATGTGCAGAAATCAACAATGCACTTTTAGATCTTTTAGAATCTAGCGTTAAAGAAGGTATGACTACTGAAGAGATCAATACCTTAGCAAATGATTTTACTTATTCACACAGTGCGATTCCTGCAGATTTAGATTATCAAGGCTTTCCCAAAAGCCTCTGCACTTCTGTAAACAATGAGGTGTGCCACGGTATTCCTAGTGAAGATGTGATTCTCAAAAATGGAGACATAATAAATGTTGATGTTACAACTATTTTTGAGGGTTACTATTCAGATGCTTCGAGAATGTTTGAAATTGGAAGTGTAAGCGACGATGCTAAAAAGCTTGTAAAAATTTCCAAAGAATGTCTAGAGAAAGGTATAGCAGCTGTAAAACCATGGAAATCTACTATCGGTGATATTGGCTATGCTGTACAAACACATGCTGAATCAAATGGATACTCTGTAGTAAGAGAATTCGGCGGTCATGGCGTAGGCCTAGCTATACACGAAGAACCTTTTATAGCTCATTTTGGAGATGCTGGTACTGACATGCTTATAGTTCCTGGAATGGTCTTTACTATAGAACCTATGATAAATGCCGGTAAAAGAGATTTGTTTATAGACAAATCTAACGGCTGGACTGCTCTTACTGTAGATGGTAGTTTATCTGCCCAGTGGGAACATACACTTCTAGTTACTGAAGATGGTGTGGAAATACTTTCTAAATAA
- a CDS encoding HIT family protein, whose translation MNCPFCEIKEYVFENELCYAVYDKYPVTKGHMLIITKRHVADYFQMTEEELKAALDLVDDCKNHLDEVFSPDAYNIGSNAGLEAGQTIMHLHIHLIPRYRGDIEDPTGGVRGVIPERQKY comes from the coding sequence ATGAATTGTCCATTTTGCGAGATTAAAGAATATGTATTTGAAAATGAGCTATGCTATGCAGTTTATGACAAATATCCAGTTACAAAGGGTCATATGCTTATAATAACAAAAAGACATGTAGCGGATTATTTTCAGATGACAGAAGAAGAGTTAAAAGCAGCACTAGACTTAGTAGATGATTGTAAAAATCATTTGGATGAAGTGTTTAGTCCAGATGCCTACAATATTGGATCAAATGCTGGTTTGGAAGCTGGGCAAACCATCATGCATTTGCATATTCATTTGATTCCTAGATATAGAGGTGATATAGAAGATCCTACAGGAGGAGTTAGAGGTGTCATACCAGAAAGACAAAAGTATTAG
- a CDS encoding Rid family hydrolase yields the protein MSNIKRYRIHEEYIYSEMVEAGDFVFLNFCVGNIGGTIEQQVEGALDDMEDKLSSIGLNLESVVKVDVLLRDVWNLPIVEKVFKKRFRGNYPARKTIGTEFAHAGGANGLHVQIDGVAYKK from the coding sequence ATGAGTAATATAAAACGTTATAGAATACACGAAGAATATATTTATTCAGAAATGGTTGAAGCAGGAGATTTTGTGTTTTTGAATTTTTGTGTTGGAAATATTGGTGGAACAATAGAACAGCAGGTTGAGGGTGCGCTAGATGATATGGAAGATAAATTATCAAGTATAGGTTTGAATTTAGAAAGTGTGGTAAAGGTAGATGTGCTTTTAAGAGATGTGTGGAATTTGCCGATAGTAGAAAAAGTATTCAAAAAAAGGTTTAGAGGTAATTATCCAGCTAGAAAGACTATAGGAACAGAATTTGCACATGCAGGAGGTGCAAATGGACTGCATGTGCAAATAGATGGTGTTGCATATAAAAAGTAG
- a CDS encoding WYL domain-containing protein: MKTSRLLAITLYLMNKNIVSGKVLSEKFEVSERTIQRDIESINLAGIPIVSHRGANGGYEILKSYKSSHNSIENSGISDIKKTIESLENNHSSNNYGFDLNIATESETLTFNLTQIDYSIENKKCLSFNYTNASGNSSFKDVEPIFFKFKWYTWYLLTYDMKKNRYGIYKISRINNLSVMNQEQLNAHPNANELFDQIISDDNRKYLNIQIRCKHEFESRFLEYFPKARKKHVDSEYIDFFIELPENEHIWFAHFLGFGNNIEIINPDILRNRILEHIKSIAEIYKD; encoded by the coding sequence GTGAAAACTAGTAGACTTTTGGCAATAACACTTTACCTTATGAACAAAAATATTGTATCTGGTAAGGTTCTCTCTGAAAAATTTGAAGTATCCGAGAGAACCATACAGCGTGATATCGAGTCTATCAATCTTGCTGGCATACCTATAGTTTCACACAGAGGTGCAAATGGAGGATACGAAATACTAAAAAGCTACAAATCATCTCACAATTCTATTGAAAATAGTGGTATTTCAGATATAAAAAAAACCATAGAATCCCTTGAAAACAATCATTCAAGCAATAACTATGGCTTTGATTTAAATATTGCAACTGAATCTGAAACTCTAACATTTAATCTAACTCAAATAGACTATTCTATAGAAAATAAAAAATGCTTATCTTTTAATTACACAAATGCTAGCGGAAATTCTTCTTTCAAAGATGTCGAACCTATCTTCTTTAAGTTCAAATGGTATACTTGGTATTTACTAACCTATGATATGAAGAAAAACCGTTATGGTATCTACAAAATATCTCGCATAAATAATTTGTCCGTAATGAACCAAGAACAACTAAACGCACATCCAAATGCTAATGAATTATTTGACCAAATAATATCTGATGACAATAGGAAATATCTAAATATACAAATTCGTTGTAAACATGAATTCGAATCTAGATTTTTAGAATACTTTCCAAAAGCTCGTAAAAAACATGTAGATTCTGAATACATTGATTTTTTCATAGAACTTCCTGAAAACGAACACATTTGGTTTGCTCATTTTTTAGGCTTTGGAAATAATATAGAAATAATAAACCCAGATATCCTTAGAAATAGAATTTTAGAACATATAAAATCTATCGCTGAAATATATAAAGATTAA
- a CDS encoding NYN domain-containing protein, whose translation MLRGKSDKLAILIDAENAQAGACSKLLEEVSKFGVSTIKRAYGDWTTERLKSWKPYLHRHAIQPIQQFSYTTGKNATDSALIIDAMDLLHTGNLDGFCLVSSDSDFTRLATRIREDGLVVYGFGEQKTPEAFISACDKFIFTENLGRKDKIDDQSLLDRKLEDLVSTAIDAVSDDGGWALLSGVGAYITKNNPSFDPRNYGFEKLGKLVKSLEYIEIREERFNDQSSNVHIYIRIVEK comes from the coding sequence ATGCTAAGAGGTAAGAGCGACAAGTTAGCGATTTTAATTGATGCAGAAAATGCTCAAGCGGGAGCCTGTTCGAAATTGTTAGAAGAAGTGTCGAAGTTTGGAGTGTCAACAATAAAGAGAGCCTATGGTGATTGGACAACAGAGAGGCTCAAGAGCTGGAAACCGTATTTGCACAGACATGCAATACAGCCTATTCAGCAATTTAGTTATACTACGGGTAAAAATGCTACGGATTCGGCACTCATAATAGATGCTATGGATTTGCTTCATACTGGTAATTTAGATGGTTTCTGTCTAGTTTCATCAGATAGTGATTTTACAAGATTAGCTACGAGAATCAGAGAAGATGGACTAGTCGTATATGGATTTGGAGAGCAAAAAACTCCAGAAGCTTTTATATCGGCTTGTGATAAATTTATTTTTACAGAAAATTTGGGACGCAAGGACAAGATTGATGATCAGAGTTTACTAGATAGAAAATTAGAGGATTTGGTATCTACAGCTATAGATGCGGTATCAGATGATGGAGGATGGGCTTTGCTTTCGGGAGTAGGGGCCTATATTACAAAGAACAATCCTTCGTTTGATCCTAGAAATTATGGGTTTGAAAAATTAGGCAAATTAGTTAAGTCTTTGGAGTATATTGAGATTCGCGAAGAGCGTTTTAACGACCAATCTTCTAATGTTCACATATACATTAGGATAGTAGAAAAATAA
- a CDS encoding aldehyde dehydrogenase family protein: MLKNYIDKSYKLYIDGKWVDGVDGNTFESISPVTGEILTTCVEASPADVDLAVAAARKAFKTWKDVTAQERSNILLKIADRLDENAEKFAMIETLDNGKPIRETSAIDVPWSSDHFRYFAGVARTMEGESVMIDPNTLSMILREPIGVVGQIIPWNFPLLMAAWKIAPLIASGNCAVIKPSEFTSISILEFMKLIEDLVPAGVINIVTGEGPNSGDYLRQHEGIDKLAFTGSTRTGHAIADAAAKRLIPATLELGGKSANIYFPDCPWDKAIEGLQLGILFNQGQVCCAGSRVFVHEDIYDKFVAQAIEEFNKVNVGNPLEMTTQMGSLINKKQYEKVLGYIETGKNEGAKVVCGGEAITGGDFDNGYYIQPTLFVDVTNDMTIAREEIFGPVAVIIKFKTEEEVIEMANDTNYGLAGAVWTKDINRAIRVARAVEVGKMWVNDYNNLPAGTPFGGYKQSGLGRETHAMIMEHYTQKKNIMISLSENRLGFY, encoded by the coding sequence ATGTTGAAAAATTATATTGATAAGAGTTACAAATTGTACATTGATGGAAAGTGGGTAGATGGTGTAGATGGAAATACATTTGAATCTATATCACCGGTAACAGGAGAGATTCTTACTACATGCGTAGAAGCTAGTCCGGCAGATGTTGATTTGGCAGTTGCAGCAGCGAGAAAAGCATTTAAAACTTGGAAGGATGTAACAGCTCAGGAGAGATCAAATATTCTCTTGAAAATCGCAGATAGATTGGATGAAAATGCAGAGAAATTTGCTATGATAGAGACTCTTGATAACGGCAAACCTATTAGAGAAACATCAGCTATAGATGTACCTTGGAGTTCAGATCATTTTAGGTATTTTGCAGGTGTTGCGAGAACTATGGAAGGCGAGAGTGTTATGATAGATCCCAATACTCTTAGCATGATTTTAAGAGAGCCTATTGGCGTAGTTGGTCAAATTATACCTTGGAACTTCCCATTGCTTATGGCAGCGTGGAAAATAGCACCATTGATTGCATCAGGAAACTGTGCTGTAATCAAGCCATCAGAGTTTACGTCTATAAGTATATTAGAATTTATGAAACTTATAGAAGATTTAGTGCCAGCTGGTGTTATAAATATTGTAACGGGTGAAGGCCCTAATTCAGGAGATTATTTACGTCAGCATGAGGGAATTGACAAGTTAGCATTTACAGGATCGACGAGAACGGGACATGCTATAGCAGATGCTGCAGCAAAGAGATTAATACCAGCTACACTTGAGCTTGGTGGTAAATCAGCTAATATTTACTTCCCAGATTGTCCATGGGACAAGGCTATAGAAGGCTTGCAATTAGGAATACTATTTAATCAAGGACAAGTTTGTTGTGCTGGTTCTAGAGTATTTGTCCACGAAGATATATATGATAAGTTTGTAGCACAAGCTATCGAAGAATTTAATAAAGTAAATGTTGGAAATCCACTAGAAATGACTACTCAGATGGGATCGCTAATAAACAAGAAGCAGTATGAAAAAGTATTAGGATATATTGAAACAGGCAAGAATGAAGGCGCTAAAGTAGTTTGCGGTGGCGAAGCTATTACAGGTGGAGATTTTGACAATGGATACTATATTCAGCCAACATTATTTGTAGATGTTACAAATGATATGACTATTGCTAGAGAAGAAATTTTCGGGCCAGTTGCTGTTATTATTAAGTTTAAAACAGAAGAAGAAGTAATAGAAATGGCAAATGATACAAACTATGGTTTGGCCGGAGCTGTTTGGACGAAGGATATAAACAGAGCAATCAGAGTTGCTAGAGCAGTTGAAGTTGGTAAAATGTGGGTTAATGACTATAATAATTTACCGGCGGGAACTCCATTTGGTGGATACAAACAATCAGGACTTGGTAGAGAGACACATGCCATGATTATGGAACATTACACTCAGAAGAAAAATATTATGATTAGCTTGAGTGAAAACCGTCTAGGATTTTACTAG
- a CDS encoding AEC family transporter yields the protein MGSFDSLLMIFTMIGIGVFLAKKGVLNKDTNKVFSKLVVGYALPLMMIVSLPTRFTKEMLVESLGGIIVAFLSIGLTYIIARIICIIIKIEPRKRGLFCTMMAFANAIFIGLPMNMSLLGEESAPFVFLFYMANTILFWTVGVYGIRQSGRKNERISGVETVRRVFSPPLIGFLIGAFLVISGIRLPYFVEKSFSYMGQLTTPLAMLFIGTVISEIDFKGIRLDRCGYGILIGRFLIAPVIMCFVLSFVELPSLLETVFKIEASMPIITQSALVSDYYEANAEYAAFMVALSTLLTLIIIPIYSTVFI from the coding sequence ATGGGAAGTTTTGATAGTCTTTTAATGATATTTACAATGATTGGTATTGGAGTGTTTTTAGCCAAAAAAGGCGTTTTGAATAAAGATACGAATAAAGTGTTTTCAAAACTTGTAGTAGGCTATGCACTGCCCCTTATGATGATTGTAAGTCTTCCAACTAGATTTACAAAAGAGATGTTAGTTGAGTCTCTTGGCGGTATAATAGTTGCATTTTTGAGTATTGGACTGACCTATATTATAGCAAGGATAATATGTATTATTATAAAAATAGAGCCTCGTAAAAGAGGCCTTTTTTGTACCATGATGGCATTTGCAAATGCTATATTTATAGGTTTACCTATGAATATGTCACTATTAGGAGAAGAAAGCGCTCCATTTGTGTTTTTATTTTATATGGCAAATACAATATTATTTTGGACTGTAGGAGTATACGGCATTAGGCAGTCAGGAAGAAAGAATGAACGCATAAGTGGTGTAGAGACTGTGAGACGGGTTTTTTCACCACCATTAATAGGGTTTTTAATAGGCGCGTTTCTTGTGATTAGTGGAATTAGACTACCGTATTTTGTTGAAAAATCATTTTCATATATGGGTCAGTTAACAACACCTCTAGCAATGCTATTTATAGGTACGGTTATTTCTGAAATAGATTTTAAAGGTATAAGATTAGATAGATGTGGTTATGGCATATTAATAGGGCGATTTCTAATCGCCCCTGTAATTATGTGTTTTGTACTTTCATTTGTAGAACTTCCTAGTTTGTTAGAGACGGTATTTAAAATAGAAGCTAGCATGCCTATAATTACTCAATCAGCACTAGTATCAGATTACTACGAGGCTAATGCTGAATATGCAGCATTTATGGTTGCGCTGTCTACGCTTCTAACACTTATTATAATACCGATATACAGTACAGTTTTTATCTAA
- a CDS encoding NAD/NADP octopine/nopaline dehydrogenase family protein, translating to MKKITIIGAGNGGMTAAYHFAKLGHSICLYDSPDFDTQIKAVQSSGQIEAVDSLHDCNMLFAGTAKIDKATTDIEEAVSYSDLLVMVCPSFAQEILFEKMLPHLKTDQTLILMPGNYGGLVLNNMKKNKGYDDLSITFVDSISIPWACRIVSPGKIAIMGIKEFLPMSIFPKTQSSTVKEKIESCFPIPIEILGHPIIAGLENINFGGHPLLTTLNIGLLENFEGNFNYYKDCCSPATANAAAKMDCERLSVGNALDINLRTELEAMNALYDSNAQSVYEFNRASTTHAKIQSAPASSKSRYITEDVAYLLVPCYELAALAGIRVPIVESCIHIASAYNDTDYFKTGRTLEKMGLGNTSLSDLKDRIR from the coding sequence ATGAAAAAAATTACCATAATAGGAGCTGGAAATGGTGGAATGACCGCTGCATATCACTTCGCCAAATTAGGTCATTCAATCTGTCTATATGACTCTCCAGATTTCGATACTCAAATAAAAGCTGTACAATCTTCAGGACAAATTGAGGCAGTTGATAGTCTGCATGACTGCAATATGCTATTTGCTGGAACCGCCAAAATTGACAAAGCCACTACTGATATAGAAGAAGCTGTATCGTATTCAGATTTACTTGTAATGGTTTGTCCTTCATTTGCTCAAGAAATTCTATTCGAAAAAATGCTTCCGCATCTAAAAACTGATCAAACACTTATTCTCATGCCTGGAAACTATGGAGGGCTAGTTTTAAACAATATGAAAAAAAACAAAGGTTACGATGATTTATCCATAACCTTTGTTGATTCCATAAGTATTCCATGGGCCTGCAGAATTGTATCACCAGGCAAAATAGCTATCATGGGTATAAAAGAATTTCTTCCTATGAGTATTTTTCCTAAAACTCAAAGTTCTACTGTAAAAGAAAAAATTGAATCATGTTTCCCAATACCTATCGAAATTCTAGGTCATCCTATAATTGCAGGTCTAGAAAACATCAATTTTGGTGGGCATCCTTTATTAACTACATTAAATATAGGTCTTCTCGAAAATTTCGAAGGTAATTTCAATTACTACAAAGATTGCTGTAGCCCAGCTACTGCAAATGCTGCTGCAAAAATGGATTGTGAACGATTATCTGTTGGAAACGCTCTAGATATAAATCTCAGAACTGAGCTAGAAGCTATGAATGCACTCTATGATTCAAATGCCCAATCAGTTTATGAATTCAATAGAGCCTCTACAACTCATGCAAAAATCCAAAGTGCTCCAGCTAGTTCTAAATCGCGTTACATCACAGAAGATGTAGCTTATCTTTTAGTTCCGTGCTATGAACTTGCAGCTCTAGCTGGCATAAGAGTTCCAATAGTAGAATCTTGTATCCATATAGCATCTGCTTACAATGATACTGATTATTTCAAAACGGGACGCACTCTTGAAAAAATGGGTCTAGGCAATACGAGCTTAAGTGATTTAAAAGACCGCATTAGATAA
- a CDS encoding TIGR00366 family protein, whose translation MGSQAQKVKEEKKIVKRKGFSMPNTAALLFMMIAFVALMTYIVPAGEFQRVVDEATQRTLVVPGSYQSVEQTPINLIGLLSSVYRGMTSASEIIAFVFVIGGVFGLVTKSGAINAALGKLIRKMEGRETLLISIVMTAFAICGATFGMAEETLPFVAVLVTVSLALGFDSVVGVAMVVVGVYCGYSAGPLNPFNTGIAQGIAQLPLFSGLGLRLVVMFGGLAIAIHHTVRYAKKVKAQGGEKLDAETMEKLKKQQEEFHSEMTSKHKLVLAVLIATIGLLIFGVLKYGWYFKEISALFMGMGLVVGFITYNGNIDKIAKEFMNGAADMTSAAVLVGLSRAILVVTQDGKIMDTIVYALSIPLSQLNNIFAAWGMYIAQGFINFVIPSSTGQAVVVMPIMSSLSDITGVTRQIAVLAFEAGDGYWNMITPTHPVVMASIGLAGISFPKWFKYASGLVLKWTIWILAILAIAATINWGPF comes from the coding sequence ATGGGAAGTCAGGCTCAAAAGGTAAAAGAAGAGAAAAAAATCGTCAAGAGGAAAGGTTTTTCAATGCCAAATACAGCGGCACTCCTATTTATGATGATTGCATTTGTTGCACTTATGACTTACATTGTACCAGCAGGAGAATTTCAAAGGGTAGTTGATGAAGCTACACAGAGAACACTAGTTGTACCAGGATCTTATCAATCAGTAGAGCAAACGCCAATAAATTTAATTGGGTTATTGTCATCTGTTTACAGAGGAATGACTAGTGCATCAGAAATTATAGCATTTGTATTTGTTATAGGTGGAGTATTTGGATTGGTAACCAAAAGTGGTGCTATAAATGCAGCGCTTGGTAAATTAATTCGAAAGATGGAAGGGCGTGAAACGCTTCTAATATCTATAGTTATGACAGCATTTGCAATTTGTGGAGCTACATTTGGAATGGCTGAAGAGACGTTGCCGTTTGTAGCGGTTCTTGTGACTGTTTCACTTGCGTTAGGATTTGATTCGGTGGTAGGAGTAGCCATGGTAGTAGTTGGGGTGTATTGTGGATATTCAGCAGGACCACTAAATCCATTCAATACTGGAATAGCTCAGGGAATAGCACAGCTACCATTGTTTTCTGGATTGGGACTTAGATTAGTTGTTATGTTTGGTGGACTTGCGATAGCTATACATCATACGGTTAGGTATGCAAAAAAAGTTAAAGCACAAGGTGGAGAAAAACTTGATGCGGAGACTATGGAAAAATTGAAAAAGCAACAAGAAGAGTTTCATTCAGAGATGACATCAAAACACAAATTAGTACTAGCTGTATTGATTGCGACTATTGGATTATTAATATTTGGAGTACTTAAGTATGGATGGTATTTTAAAGAAATATCAGCACTTTTTATGGGTATGGGATTAGTAGTAGGATTTATAACTTATAATGGAAATATAGATAAAATTGCAAAGGAATTTATGAATGGAGCAGCAGATATGACTAGTGCCGCTGTTTTAGTGGGATTGTCTAGAGCTATATTGGTAGTGACTCAAGATGGAAAGATAATGGATACTATAGTATATGCATTGTCAATTCCATTAAGTCAATTGAATAATATATTTGCCGCATGGGGAATGTATATAGCACAGGGTTTTATAAATTTTGTAATTCCATCATCAACAGGGCAAGCGGTTGTTGTAATGCCAATTATGTCATCGCTTAGTGATATAACTGGAGTTACTCGTCAAATTGCTGTTTTGGCATTTGAAGCTGGGGATGGATACTGGAATATGATAACACCGACACATCCAGTAGTTATGGCATCTATAGGTCTTGCAGGAATTTCTTTTCCTAAATGGTTTAAATATGCATCAGGACTTGTGCTGAAGTGGACTATATGGATTCTTGCTATTTTAGCAATTGCAGCAACTATAAACTGGGGACCATTCTAG